In the Oryza glaberrima chromosome 6, OglaRS2, whole genome shotgun sequence genome, one interval contains:
- the LOC127777164 gene encoding SUPPRESSOR OF GAMMA RESPONSE 1, with product MTGTSWIIDSHRIASKIKNASGSVDASKHKWVSNPTKACPRCNHIIDNSDVVHQWPGLPRGVKFDPTDQELLWHLLAKHGKVGAKAHPFIDEFIPTVEEDDGICYTHPQKLPGVKQDGSVSHFFHRTFKAYNTGIRKRRKINTGDLADVRWHKTGKTKPVVVDGKHLGCKKIMVLYMSTMKGGKPEKTNWVMHQYHLGTGEDEVEGQYVVSKLFFQQQFKPGEKNAQDLTSADALESIVAEDLPNIPPLPLEEHVFTNQELEVLEKSETITDQGKETSEINDEDNAVEDVAHMATEKPEDRDNPSSQDPKWWEGESQFLLDSQQLAENLAICDEFLQSQSQTSCGGGDDEPDKIKPRLAVYAQLPVEDLKKDLEECQRLDPSDGTNLELENASEFRLSQIEFSQDSFTTAWAGGKVID from the exons ATGACCGG GACATCCTGGATAATTGACAGCCATAGAATtgcttcaaaaataaaaaatgcatctGGATCAGTGGATGCCAGTAAGCACAAATGGGTTAGCAACCCAACTAAGGCTTGTCCAAGGTGCAACCACATCATTGATAACAGTGAT GTTGTTCATCAATGGCCTGGTTTGCCAAGAGGTGTAAAGTTTGATCCAACTGACCAAGAATTGCTTTGGCATTTGCTTGCAAAGCATGGCAAAGTTGGTGCAAAAGCTCATCCGTTCATTGATGAATTTATTCCAACTGTCGAGGAAGATGATGGTATCTGCTATACCCATCCACAGAAACTTCCAG gtgTCAAGCAAGATGGAAGCGTATCACACTTTTTCCATAGAACATTTAAGGCCTATAATACTGGAATAAGAAAGCGCCGGAAGATAAACACTGGTGATCTTGCTGATGTCCGCTGGCACAAGACTGGTAAGACAAAGCCAGTAGTAGTTGATGGAAAACACCTTGGTTGTAAGAAAATAATGGTGCTATATATGAGCACCATGAAAGGTGGTAAACCTGAAAAGACCAATTGGGTGATGCATCAGTACCACCTAGGAACTGGGGAAGATGAGGTAGAAGGGCAGTATGTTGtctctaaattattttttcagcaaCAGTTTAAACCTGGGGAGAAGAACGCACAGGACTTAACCTCTGCAGATGCTTTAGAATCTATAGTTGCTGAAGATCTTCCAAATATTCCTCCACTTCCCCTGGAAGAACATGTTTTTACCAACCAAGAACTAGAAGTTCTTGAGAAATCTGAAACTATCACTGACCAG GGAAAAGAGACTAGCGAAATAAACGACGAAGATAACGCCGTAGAAGATGTTGCGCATATGGCTACTGAGAAACCTGAGGATAGAGATAACCCCTCATCGCAAGATCCGAAATGGTGGGAAGGTGAATCCCAGTTCCTGTTAGACTCTCAGCAACTGGCAGAGAACCTTGCGATTTGCGATGAGTTCCTTCAGAGTCAGAGCCAGACCTCATGCGGCGGTGGAGATGATGAACCCGATAAGATAAAGCCCCGTCTTGCTGTTTATGCCCAGTTGCCAGTAGAGGACTTGAAGAAGGATCTGGAAGAATGCCAGAGGTTGGACCCCTCAGATGGCACAAATCTTGAGCTTGAAAACGCGTCTGAATTTCGACTGAGCCAAATT GAGTTTTCGCAGGATAGCTTTACGACGGCATGGGCTGGTGGCAAGGTGATCGATTGA